The Streptomyces laurentii genome contains a region encoding:
- a CDS encoding exodeoxyribonuclease VII large subunit (ExoVII_LU_OBF: A subfamily of OB folds corresponding to the N-terminal OB-fold domain of Escherichia coli exodeoxyribonuclease VII (ExoVII) large subunit. E. coli ExoVII is composed of two non-identical subunits. E. coli ExoVII is a...; cd04489;~Exodeoxyribonuclease VII large subunit [Streptomyces venezuelae ATCC10712];~exodeoxyribonuclease VII large subunit; Reviewed; PRK00286;~generic binding surface I;~generic binding surface II;~identified by MetaGeneAnnotator; putative), with protein sequence MALNTSADTPLPVGEVSRLIGGWIDRLGAVWVEGQITQLSRRPGAGVVFLTLRDPSHDISINVTCYRQVFDAVADVVSEGARVVVHAKPEWYAPRGQLSLRAAEIRPVGVGELLARLEQLKRALAAEGLFAQNRKKPLPFLPRLIGLVCGRASAAERDVLENARRRWPAVRFEVRNVAVQGVRAVPQVVQAVKELDAHGDVDVIIVARGGGSVEDLLPFSDEQLVRTVADCRTPVVSAIGHEPDSPLLDLVADLRASTPTDAAKKVVPDVGEELERVRLLRDRALRTVRGLVEREERGLAHALARPVMEHPQRMVEVRADEVDALLARSRRTLGHLLDRADSELSHTRARVRALSPAATLERGYAVLQRADGAVVRDPAEVADGEELRARVAAGEFRVRRADDPARPAP encoded by the coding sequence ATGGCTCTGAACACGTCCGCCGACACGCCGCTGCCCGTCGGGGAGGTCTCCCGGCTCATCGGCGGGTGGATCGACCGGCTCGGGGCGGTCTGGGTCGAGGGGCAGATCACGCAGTTGTCGCGGCGCCCGGGCGCCGGGGTGGTGTTCCTGACGCTGCGCGACCCCTCGCACGACATCTCCATCAACGTCACCTGCTACCGCCAGGTCTTCGACGCCGTCGCCGACGTCGTCTCGGAGGGCGCGCGGGTCGTCGTGCACGCCAAGCCGGAGTGGTACGCGCCCCGGGGACAGCTGTCGCTGCGCGCGGCGGAGATCCGCCCGGTCGGCGTCGGCGAGCTGCTGGCCCGGCTCGAACAGCTCAAGCGCGCGCTCGCCGCCGAGGGCCTGTTCGCCCAGAACCGCAAGAAGCCGCTGCCGTTCCTGCCGCGCCTGATCGGCCTGGTCTGCGGGCGGGCGTCGGCGGCCGAGCGCGACGTCCTGGAGAACGCGCGGCGCCGCTGGCCCGCCGTCCGCTTCGAGGTGCGCAACGTGGCGGTGCAGGGCGTCCGCGCCGTACCGCAGGTGGTCCAGGCCGTGAAGGAGCTGGACGCGCACGGCGACGTGGACGTGATCATCGTGGCCCGGGGCGGCGGCAGCGTCGAGGACCTGCTGCCGTTCTCGGACGAGCAGCTGGTGCGGACGGTCGCCGACTGCCGTACGCCGGTGGTCTCCGCGATCGGCCACGAGCCGGACTCCCCGCTGCTCGACCTGGTCGCGGACCTGCGGGCGTCGACGCCGACGGACGCCGCCAAGAAGGTGGTGCCGGACGTGGGCGAGGAGCTGGAGCGGGTGCGGCTGCTGCGGGACCGGGCGCTGCGGACCGTACGGGGTCTGGTGGAGCGCGAGGAGCGGGGCCTGGCGCACGCGCTGGCCCGGCCGGTGATGGAGCATCCGCAGCGGATGGTCGAGGTGCGCGCGGACGAGGTCGACGCACTGCTCGCCCGCAGCCGGCGGACCCTCGGGCATCTGCTCGACCGGGCCGACTCGGAGCTGTCCCACACCCGGGCGCGGGTCCGGGCGCTGTCGCCGGCGGCGACGCTGGAGCGGGGGTACGCGGTGCTCCAGCGGGCGGACGGCGCGGTGGTACGGGACCCGGCGGAGGTCGCGGACGGCGAGGAGCTGCGGGCGCGGGTGGCGGCGGGCGAGTTCCGGGTACGCCGGGCGGACGACCCCGCCCGACCCGCGCCGTAG